A genomic segment from Amia ocellicauda isolate fAmiCal2 chromosome 13, fAmiCal2.hap1, whole genome shotgun sequence encodes:
- the ndnf gene encoding protein NDNF yields the protein MRSFTGSFILLLVLAVRAQKLPTRDEELFQMQIRDKSLFHDSSVIPDGAEISGYLFRDTPKRYYFVVEEDNTPLSVTVTPCDAPLEWTLSLQELPEESSGDGSGEPEPLDQQKQQIISEEGTELFSYKGNDVESYVASSSPSGLYQLELISTEKDTNFKVYATTTPESDQPYPELPYDPRVDVTSLGRTTVTLAWKPTPTGSLMKQPIQYCVVINKEHNFKSLCAVEGKLNADDAFMLAPKPGLDFSPFDFSHFGFPSENDSGKDRSLVGKSVPGKMSRSYTTKQKVDLQKVCIGNKNIFTVSELKPDVQYYFDVFAVNTVTNMSTAYVGTFAKTKEEAKQKTVELKDGKVTDVFIKRKGSKFLRFAPVSSHQKVMFYVHSCLDAIQIQVRRDGKLLLSQNVEGVRQFQLRGKPKAKYLIRLRGSRKGASMLKILATTRPNKQPFPSLPEDTRIKAFDKLRTCTSVTVAWLGTQERNKFCIYKKEVDDSYNEEQRKREQNQCTGPETRKKSEKVLCKYFHSQNLQKAVTTETIKGLEPGKSYLLDVYVVGHGGHSVKYQSKLVKTRKFC from the exons ATGAGAAGCTTCACTGGATCCTTCATCTTGTTACTGGTGCTTGCAGTAAGAGCCCAGAAGTTACCCACTAGGGATGAGGAACTCTTTCAGATGCAGATCCGAGACAAATCTCTTTTTCATGACTCATCTGTTATCCCAGACGGGGCTGAGATCAGTGGTTACCTCTTCAGGGACACACCCAAAAG GTATTACTTTGTTGTTGAGGAAGACAATACCCCTTTGTCAGTAACCGTGACACCATGTGATGCACCTCTGGAATGGACACTAAGCCTTCAAGAACTTCCTGAAGAGTCCAGTGGAGATGGCTCAG GTGAACCAGAACCACTAGATCAACAAAAGCAACAGATCATCAGTGAGGAAGGCACAGAGCTTTTTTCTTACAAAGGCAATGACGTTGAGTCCTATGTAGCGTCTAGTTCCCCATCTGGCTTATATCAGTTAGAACTCATCTCTACAGAGAAGGACACAAACTTCAAGGTGTATGCCACCACCACTCCAGAATCAGACCAGCCTTATCCTGAGTTGCCATATGATCCACGGGTGGATGTCACTTCCCTGGGACGCACCACCGTCACCTTGGCATGGAAACCTACCCCTACTGGTTCTCTGATGAAGCAACCCATCCAGTATTGTGTGGTCATCAACAAGGAGCACAACTTTAAAAGTCTTTGTGCTGTGGAGGGAAAATTGAATGCTGATGACGCATTTATGTTGGCACCCAAGCCGGGATTGGACTTCAGCCCATTCGACTTCTCTCACTTTGGATTCCCCTCAGAGAATGACTCTGGCAAAGACCGGTCTTTGGTGGGTAAATCAGTACCTGGAAAAATGTCTCGCTCATACACAACCAAGCAAAAAGTGGATCTCCAGAAAGTTTGTATAGGGAATAAGAACATCTTCACCGTGTCTGAACTGAAGCCTGACGTGCAGTACTATTTTGATGTATTTGCTGTGAACACTGTTACTAACATGAGCACGGCATATGTTGGCACATTTGCCAAAACTAAAGAAGAGGCTAAGCAGAAAACAGTGGAGCTAAAAGACGGGAAAGTCACAGATGTGTTCATCAAGAGGAAGGGGAGCAAGTTCTTGAGGTTTGCCCCAGTATCCTCACACCAGAAAGTCATGTTTTATGTTCATTCTTGCTTGGATGCCATCCAGATCCAGGTGAGGAGAGACGGCAAACTCCTGCTTTCTCAGAATGTGGAGGGCGTACGCCAGTTCCAGCTGAGAGGAAAACCCAAGGCTAAGTACCTGATTAGACTGAGGGGCAGCCGGAAAGGGGCATCCATGCTGAAAATCCTCGCCACTACAAGGCCCAACAAACAGCCCTTTCCTTCTCTCCCCGAGGATACCCGAATTAAAGCCTTTGATAAGTTGCGCACTTGTACCTCCGTGACCGTGGCATGGCTGGGAACACAGGAGAGGAATAAGTTCTGCATTTATAAAAAGGAAGTAGACGACAGTTACAATGAAGAACAGAGGAAAAGAGAGCAGAATCAGTGTACAGGGCCAGAGACCAGGAAGAAGTCTGAGAAAGTCCTCTGCAAATACTTTCACAGCCAAAATCTACAGAAAGCTGTCACTACAGAAACAATAAAGGGCCTTGAGCCTGGCAAATCCTACCTACTGGATGTTTACGTTGTAGGGCATGGAGGCCATTCGGTCAAGTATCAGAGCAAACTGGTGAAAACAAGGAAGTTTTGTTAA